In the Pecten maximus chromosome 5, xPecMax1.1, whole genome shotgun sequence genome, TGTCTTACTGTTTGAAGTGTTCCTGAAGCACAAAGTATGtattgaaaaaatgttttaaagcaGTTAAGGGCAGTATAATCCTGAGGATATTACTGTGGGCTTTTTTATGATGACCAGCAAGCGAGGAAAAATTCTAGATATTCTTGATATAAAGTGAAAAATATACCaactttatacaaaaaaaaaccccagcaaaatatttctaatttaacCAAATTATAGGGAAGAAGGTGACCAACATGACTCCCTAaccattttcaatttgatgttCAGTTTGATTTAAATGTTATGATTATGTGATCAGCCACAACAAATCAGTGTTGATGAGTTCTAAGAGTGTGTGAGAGAAAGACATCAGATCAGAGTTGCAATGCTAGCAGTTTGTTACTATAATAACTACCATCTGACACTTAAAAGAAATTATTCAACTTGACTCATTATGCTGTTAAGTATACataaaatcatgataaaaaatatttaagtgtatttcttaaaaatatatggtaaaaattgttttttttactcATTGTTAAAGGATAAGTTTTGTTTAGTAATATGCAGACATATCATTGAAACCTTTCATTGTGGCTGGTAAATACAAACATTAAGAAATAAGCTGTTGCTAGTGCTCTTTTCACATAGAGATTTTACAGCTTACTCGAGACtttctttattttctctttttcaaATTGCCATTTGTCTGGCTGTCCTTAAACCATTCTTGCTATCTCTTTTTCTTTAAAGGTACTGGATGATGAATCATTGTCAAACTTCATATTTGGAGTCCCCTTTTTCTGTAGTTGTGCATGGTccattttaaaaatacattgaaGATCTCTTGAGAATATTTTGACTTGCAATTTTTTATCATGGCACCACGATTTGTCTTAAATAAGATGTGTTTTTCTTTCAGGAAAGTTAAGATGCGCAGAGGACAAAGAGAATTTTGAAACAGATCTCAAAAGAGCATTGGCTCTACATCAAAAGGTgattatttatcaaaaaaaatttcacacaatgaatttttgtttttcttgttatCGCCCTGTAAGCAGAAAGTagcaattttaaaatgtagttACTGTTAaatcatgatatacatgtacaaaaaaagTCAATTTAAGTTTATGTAAGCAAGATTCATTCATAAGGAGTATCAAACTGATTTCATGAAGCAAGCTTGGTAATGATAGAAAAATGCTAATGTGAACTCTTATGATTCTAAGGGAACTCCAGACACTGTCAGTGAAGGCAGCGATACTAAGGGAAATCCAGACACTGTCAGTGAAGGCAACGATACTAAGGGAAATCCAGGCACTGTCGGTGAAGGCAACGATACTAAGGGAAATCCAGACACTGTCAGTGAAGGCAACGATACTAAGGGAAATCCAGACACTGTCAGTGAAGGCAACGATACTAAGGGAAATCCAGACACTGTCAGTGAAGGCAACGATACTAAGGGAAATCCAGACACTGTCAGTGAAGGCAACGACTCTAAGGGAAATCCAGACACTGTCAGTGAAGGCAACGATACTAAGGGAAATGCAGACACTGTCAGTGAAGGAAAACTGATGTTGATCCAAGATTTCAATGCAGTCAGCAAATTCAAAGGCAAAAGTATTCAAGAGATCAGTGTAGATGGTAAGAATGTTTACAGCACCTAGATAGAAATGCATCTATTATTTCATTTCGGAACCAGTTTTTAAAAGAATGAATATCAAAGATATATTCTGATGTATATTTGCATTACTTTGAAATGCCCAGACCAAGATACAATAAAAGTCTCAGTTGCTAGTTTACTAACcctattctatattaaaaattgATTTGTTCAAATCTAAAAAATAGCATTCACTATTTGATTTTGGAGGGTTGAGTCCTTTAAGGGTTTGTGTCTATACAAAATGATTTTGATTTCGTTTTAGAAATCATACAAGAAGGAGAAGACTTTGTCTCTGGGAATTCTAGTGACATTGAGGCGGCATTGCACCAAAAAAGTCAGGAGAACACAGGTATACCATTGGTTGGATTTCGGTGAAAGTTGGTACATAGGGGTATTGAGGGCAGCCAAAGAAAATGGTACCATTTACGAAACCATCCGTTGCCATGGTAACGGATCCTGgtctctgattggttgaaatttagataagCACTGTTATCATGGTTACAAAatggaggcttctgattggtctaaatttagCATAATTTACGACTGTAGGGGTAGTTTGGGGGACATTATAGTAACTAGCGGTTACAATAGTACTTTTTGTTTAATACTGCTTTATTGCTAAAATTTGGAATTGTTTGAATCATTAAATAATTGGTCCACTTGTACCGCTGCTAGTATATCATTGATACTTTATAGCCGGATGATCATTAAAGTCCATTGCCTTTTGTTTTTCAAGaatgtacattttaatattgCTTTTTTAATTCATTCAGAAATGGAATCGGAGGAAACACCAGAAGCTATGGAATTGGAGGAAATCCCACAAACTTCCAGACCACTGCCACCAAAAGAGAAAAAAGCGACAAAACAGAGAGTTAAATGGACATGTGAAGAAATCGAAGAGGTTGAAAAGCTCTTCCAGGACAacttaaaaaatgggaaatgtcCTGGTTTCAAGGAAGTCAAGAAATGCATTGCTATAAGCAAAACACAGAATGGACTTATCCACAACAGACAGTGGGAGACCATTAAAAAGAAAGTTTGGAATCTaatccaaaaaaaaaagtagcTCTTCAAATGTGTATTCACTATCTCTGAAAATTGACTGACCAGCCTTAATGTTTAGCTTTCCTGATAATAGGGAGCAATTGCTATTCATTCTGTCGACATATGTTATAGAACTTGGTGACTGTTAAGGCTCTTGGGTCTCTTGTTTTTGTATAAGTGTTCAGTTTCAACAAGATGACAAAGCAGTCATGAAGACATTGATCAGCTAGTGTTCTTGTTAACTGCATTGAAGTAAATTTcagtataaaaacaatattgtaacaTATTCTATTATTATATTGTGAGGGGAACATTCTGACCTCtaacagaaatatttcataatgaGCATTCAAATTTAACTGACAAGCCATTTCCTGAAAACGTTTTAAAATTCAATGTTTTAGTCGAGACAatttttgtcatttatttaGTTACTGATGAGTAACTATAGTTTTCAGATAAAAATGCTTCTTCTTGACATAATGtgaaataattttaacatattagtttttaaaaaaacaggtagtttacatatataattaagtCCCCCAAACAAAGTGGAGGGGAACCTATTTTGTTTGCTCCGTttcttattatcattattattcgGCTTTCTTCGATCTTTCAATTATGGACTTGTCCAGCGATTTCCTCCTAAAGCACTGGTTTTAAGTACATAAATGTCGGTATTGATGTCTTCactttgatagatatttgtgtGTTAATGATTacatttatt is a window encoding:
- the LOC117327695 gene encoding uncharacterized protein LOC117327695, with translation MLIQDFNAVSKFKGKSIQEISVDEIIQEGEDFVSGNSSDIEAALHQKSQENTEMESEETPEAMELEEIPQTSRPLPPKEKKATKQRVKWTCEEIEEVEKLFQDNLKNGKCPGFKEVKKCIAISKTQNGLIHNRQWETIKKKVWNLIQKKK